CGATCACCAGCGCGGTATGCCCGGAATCCTCGGCGGCTGCGGCCAGGTGCAAGGCGAGGGTGGTCTTGCCCGCGCCCCCCTTCTGGCTGATGATCGCGATTGTTGGCATGTGAATATCCTTACATGAACTCATGTTTGCATGTGGTCATAGCGCAAGCGGCTATCGGATGAAAGGGCAGGGCGTCTAGCCGTCCTCGCCGCCCTCATCCTCGCTGTCATCGTCCAGCGCCTCATGGCTCATCTGGCCGTGATCCTCGATCGGGCAAAGCGGCGCTCCGGCCTGCTCAAGCCATTTGCGCGCGGTCCTCGCGGTATAGCCGCACGTCGCGCACTCGCATTTCAGCATCCGGGTTTTCTGCTCCTTGGGCGCGGTCGACTCCCCGTCCGTGTCGAGACGGGCATGGGGGAGGGGGCCAGCGGCATCGAGGATCGGTGCGACGGCCGCAAGGAACGCCTCGCCGGGGGTGGTGGCGCGCATAGGCCCGACCAACCCCAGCCCCAGCGCGACCCGTTTAAACGCCTTCCCATGCCCTGCCGGGATGCCGACGGCGGCATGGACCAGCTCATGCGCGAGGATGGCCGCGATCTGCGCCGGCATCGCATCGGGCGCGTGCGCTAGGTCCGGGCGAATGAAGATTTCAAAATGCCCGTCCGCGCTAAGTCGGTTGTCCCAGCACTCACCGATCGCCTTGCCCTTCGCGCCTCTGCTGGTGAAGCCGATCGCCACGCGTAAGCGGTCGGGCAGGGGGCGTCCAGCGCCTCGAACAGCAGAGCCATGCCCTGCGCCACGGCATTGAGCCAGCTTTCGCGGGTTTCGTGGGTCATCGTCTTTACTCCCTTCAAATCGCCTGTCCGGCGATGGCCATGCCATCGGCCGGAACACGGACGCCCAAGAACGCCGGCGAGAGAGGGGGGCAGCGGGAATCTGCGGGAGTGGTGCGCGGCGCAGGGAGGCGCAGCCGAGTGAGCCACGGTCCCGCTGATTGCCGTTGCGGGGGAGAGGCGGCCGGGACCGCCTTTCCCCCGGCACTGCTGCGCGAGATCCGCGCAGCGATCTCGCTTCCGCCATGTGGATCGTTACCTTGGGCCAAGACCGCTTGCGGGCTTGGGGAGCGTGAGCGACTAGAGCCACGGTGCCGCGCCAGCGGCAGGCGCATAATCACCGCACCCATTGCCAAAATCAGATTTTGTGACTACATTGGGACTACGTTTTCAGAAGGAAATCCCAATGGCTGTTTCCGACACCTATGTCCGCGCCAGGATCGACAATACGACGAAGGAACGCGCCACCGCCGCGCTGGGCGCGATGGGCCTTTCGATCTCCGACGCTATCCGGCTGCTGATGCTGCGTATCGCCGACGAACGGCGCTTGCCTTTCGAGGTCAAGGTTCCGAACGCCGCGACACGCGAGGCAATGGCAGAGCTGGCGGCGGGGAAGGGGACCAAGTTTGCCAGCGTCGATGCGCTGATGGCGGACCTCCATGCGGACGATTGATCGTTCGACCCGGTTCAAGCGCGACTACAAGCGGGAATCAAAGGGCCGACATCGAGCGACCCTCGATGCCGATCTTCTGCCCGTCCTGGCCGCGCTCGCGACCGACACGCCGCTTGATCCCAAATACCGCGACCATGATCTGAGCGGCGATTGGGCGGGCTACCGCGATTGCCACGTCAAGCCCGATCTGGTGCTGATCTACGCCAAGCCCGACGACGAAACGCTGCGCCTCGCGCGCCTTGGCTCGCATAGCGAGGTATTCGGATAGATGACGCATATGCGGGCGATCTTCATCCGCCACGGCGAATCTACAGGCAACGCCGGCGTGCCGTGTCGCGATCTCGCGACGATCGAGCTGACGGAGCACGGCCACGAACAAGCGCGCCAGGTCGCGGCGAGCTGGACGCAAGCGCCCGCGCTCATCGTCACGTCGCCCTATACCCGCACCCGGCAGACGGCCGCGCCGACGATCGCGCGCTTCCCCGGCGTCCCGGTCGAAGTCTGGCCGATAGAAGAGTTCACCTATCTGCAACCGGCGCGCTGGAACGGCACGCGCAGCGCCGAGCGGATGCCGCACCTCGAACGCTATTGGAGCGAGGCCGATCCTGATTATTGCGACGGGGAGGGGGCGGAGAGCTTCGCCAATCTGCTCCGGCGCTGCGAGTCGGCGCTTGCCCGCCTCGCCGCCATGCCGGCCGCTTCGCTGGTCTATGTGTTCGGGCATGGGCAATTCATCCAGGCCGCGCGCGCGATCGTCGCCGACGCTCATCTGGACGATCGGGGCAAGATGCTCGGTTTCTGGCACAAGGGCGAGCCGCCCGCGATCAGCAACGCGCAGCAGGTAGGGTTCCATTGGCAGGGCGGGCGCTGGGGATGTGCGCCAGCGATCGCCGCCTAGATCAACACCCGCTCCACCTCGTCCAGCGTCACGTCATCGGGCCGGCGGTCATAGAGCTGGGTCGTGCGGGTAGAGCTGTGGTTCGCCATCGTCGCGGCCGTCTCCAACGTGCCGCCGTTTTTCAGATAGGTGGTGATTCCGGTCGCGCGGAACGAATGGTTGCCGATCGCCGTCCCGATCTCGGCCGCGCCTGCGCGCCGGCGCACCATCGCGAAGGCATTGGCTTGGGGCAGGGGGGTATCGCTTAGTCGCTTAGTCCCGCGTGCGATCGTGCGGAACAGCGATCCCTTGCGATCCTCACGCAGCGCGCACCCGTCGATATAGGCGGTCAGATAATCCTCTAGATTGTGATGGCAGGGCATTTCATGGCGCTTGCCGCCTTTCTCGTGCAGTCGGACCCATAGCCGCCTGTTCTGCATGAACACGTCCTCGACCCGCATCGCTAGCGCCGCGCCGATCCGCGCGAAACTATAGACCATCAACCCGATCAGGGCGCGGTCGCGCAGGCCCGCATGGGTGGTCACGTCGATGCTGTCGAGCAACCGCCGCGCCTCGTCCGGGGCCAGCACCGGCGTCTTGCCGCGCCGCTGGCTATGCGCCGGCCCGCGCACCGATCCGGCAGGGTTCACCGGCACGATATGGCCCGTCACCAGCCAGTCGAACAGGTGGCGCACGCCGGCGAGCTGCTGCTTGACGCTGGGCGCGGCCAGCTCGCGCCCCAGCGCCTCGACCCAGGCCGCGACGTGGAGCGGTTGCACGGCCTCAAGCGAGGCGACGCCGCGCGCCTCACACCAGGCCAGGAAGTCGCCGGCCGCGCGCATATAGGCGCGGCGCGTATGCGGGTTGCGAATGGTGACGGCGAAGAACTCAAGGAAGCGCAGCCGCGTGGCGTCGTCGGCCGCCGCGATCAAGGCCGGCAACGCCAGCGCCGGCGAGGGCAGGGGGGCGAGCTGGTTCATCGTGCGATCTTCTGCCAACGGGCCGGCTCGGGGCGAGGCTTCGCCAGCTCCCGGCGCAATTCGTCAAACATCTCATCAGCGGGACGAACGCGGCCCGCCTTCACGTCCTCAAGCCCGCGCGCAACCGACTCGTCTAATATCCGGCGTAGCAGCTCGTCGCGCAAATCGCGGTGCGGCTCCATGTCGATAAAGTTCTTGACGATCGCGAACACCGCCTCGGACGGATCAACGAAATGGCCCCGCTCGACCTGCGCCAACAGCCAATCGGCCATGTCGCCGGGTAGATACGCCTCGAAACGCAACCCGCCCGCGTGCGCCTGCTCGCACAGCGCCTTGGCTTGGTCGCGCTCGGCGTAGTTGTCGGCAAAAGCCTCGTCGTCATTTTCGATCATGCCGGCATCCCTTTTTGCGGTGGATCTTCGGAGGCGTTTAAACGCTCTCTGCGGGGTCGCCGCGATAGCGCACCCAAAGGTCGCCCATCGCGTCGCGGTAGCCCCAGGCATCGGCGTAGGTGGTCGACTCCTGCGCCAGATAGGCCATGACCGTAAGCATATCCTCGGCAATGACGGCATCGACGTTGCAAAGGTGGATGATCGGGAAATGCCCGCACTCGTCGCCGTTCCACCAGGCCAGCAGGAAATCCGCGACCTTGCCGGATGCGCCGGTTTCGGCCGCGCGTGTGGGCGGCCGCGCGATCGGCAGCAAGCTGCCGATCGCCGCGCCGGCCTCATCGAAACTGACGGCCCGGATGACGGGGCGACGTTGCGGGGGTGTCGTGGCGGCCGTCCCGGTCATGCGATCATGGTCCCTAGAGTGTGTGATAAAGGACATTATCACATATAGAGGCGCGACGCTAGCGAAACGACCACCGCAGGCGCCGAGATCCCGAACTCGCCCCCTAATCTGGTGAGCGACGGCAGGGCTTGCTCACCGATCTGGCGGCACACCGTTCGGGCGTCTCCAACTTAGGGGGTCGATGCGCACCATTACCTTCATCACGCACTTTCAAGTCAGACATCGGCTATTGCGAAGCAGTTGCATATATCATAGGGCGGCGCACAGATTGAGAACGATTCGCAAGGGGGTAAAATGAAAAAAAGTACATTAAGCGGCGCGTTAGGCCTTGGATTAATGGCCGTGCCCGCAACGGCCCAGGACCAGCCAGCTCCCCCGGCTACGGACGCACGCCAAACAATCATCGTCACCGGCGTCCGGGACGGCTACCAGGTCGATGCGACCAGCACCGCCACCCGCACTCCGACCAGTCTCAAGGACGTTCCACAGGCGGCATCGATCATCACCGAGGCGCAGATTGACGATCAAGCTATGCGCTCGATCGCCGACGTGCTTCGCTATGTCCCCGGCGCGGTGATATCTCAGGGTGAGGGTCACCGCGATCAGATCATTCTGCGCGGCAACAACAGCACCGCAGACTTCTTTGTCGATGGCCTGCGTGACGACGTGCAATATTACCGCGGCCTCTACAACGCAGAGCGGATCGAGGTCCTGAAAGGTCCCAACGCAATGATCTTCGGCCGCGGTGGTGGGGGTGGGATCGTCAACCGCGTCACCAAGCGCCCCGGTGCCAACGCCTTCATCAGTAGCAGCGGTTCGGCGGATACATATGGCGCATGGTATATCGACACCGACATCAACCAACCGATCAGCCAGTCCGCCTCGGCTCGACTGAACGCCGTCTATGAGGAGTTCAACAGCAACCGGGACTTCTACGACGGACGCCGGCTCGCGATCAATCCGACCTTTGCCGTATCGCTAGGCGGCACCACACGGATCGACCTGGGCTTCGAATACAACAATGACAAGCGCACGATCGATCGAGGCGTTCCCTCGGCTGCCCAAGGCTCTCTGACCAGCCCGTCACGCCCCCTTACCGGTTTTCGCGATACCTTTTTTGGTGTGCCGGGATTCAACGTCAGCGATTTCGAGGCTAAGGTCCTAAGCGGGCGCATCGAGCATCGGTTTAGCGACAACCTGACCGTAACCAGTCGCGTCCTCTACGGAGATTATGAGAAGCTCTATCGAAACACTTTCGCGGTAACCCCGGCCACCCCGCGCGGCGCCGTCCAGAGCGTCGGCCTCGAGGCATATAGCGATCCCACGACGCGCAAGAACCTGCTCAACCAGAACGATCTCGTCTGGACCGTCACCACCGGCCCCGTCCGCCACGTGCTGCTCGCCGGCTTCGAATATGGCGATCAGCGCACGCGCAACCAGCGGATCAATGGCTTTTTCGGAAGTGGTGATATCGTCAATGGAGGGCGGCGCGTCTTTGTCGCGTTGGCTGACCGAATCACGGTGCCGCCAGTCACGCTGCGCACCACCGCCAACACCGGCTACCGGTCTATCCGGACAAATGCCGACGCCACGGCCTTCTATGTGCAGGACCAGATCTCGATCGGCGAACATGTCGATGTCATCGGCGGCGTTCGCCGCGACCGCTTCAAGCTCAGCATCGATGATCTCGTCGCCGGGCGGAGCTATAGCCGGACCGACACCCTCTGGTCTCCCCGCCTTGGGGTAGTGCTGAAGCCGGTGCAACCCGTCTCGATCTACGCCAGCTATAGCCGGTCCTTCCTGCCGCAATCGGGCGATCAGTTTTCATCGCTCGACATAACAACCGCCGCGCTGGAACCAGAGAAGTTCGACAATTACGAAGTCGGCCTCAAATGGGATGTTTCCCCAACGCTTAACCTGACCGCTGCCGTCTACCGGCTCGATCGCACCAACACCCGCGCGACCGACCCCAACGACGCCACGCGGACGGTGCTAACGGGCGCGCAGCGCAGCAAAGGGCTTGAGATCGGCCTCAACGGCGCGATCACACCCCAATGGCAAATCAGCGCCGGCTACACGCTGCAGGACGCAAAAATCCGCAAGACAACGAGTGCGGCTCCTGCCGGCCGCGAGGTCCCGCTTGTGCCCAAGCAGCAGGCTTCGCTCTGGACCCGCTACGATTTCACCCCTCGCCTCGGGGCCGGGGCGGGTATCTACCACCAATCGAAAAGTTTCACCTCGGTCAGCAATGCCGCCGTCCTGCCTGCGTTCACCCGCGTCGATGCCGCCGCGTTCTTCAAGCTCACCCCCCACATCGAGGCGCAAATCAACGTCGAGAACCTCCTTAATAGCGGCTATTTTTCGTCCGCCTACAACGACAACAACATCATGCCCGGTGCGCCGACAACC
This portion of the Sphingobium yanoikuyae genome encodes:
- a CDS encoding DUF7673 family protein produces the protein MTGTAATTPPQRRPVIRAVSFDEAGAAIGSLLPIARPPTRAAETGASGKVADFLLAWWNGDECGHFPIIHLCNVDAVIAEDMLTVMAYLAQESTTYADAWGYRDAMGDLWVRYRGDPAESV
- a CDS encoding type II toxin-antitoxin system YafQ family toxin produces the protein MRTIDRSTRFKRDYKRESKGRHRATLDADLLPVLAALATDTPLDPKYRDHDLSGDWAGYRDCHVKPDLVLIYAKPDDETLRLARLGSHSEVFG
- a CDS encoding type II toxin-antitoxin system RelB/DinJ family antitoxin, which gives rise to MAVSDTYVRARIDNTTKERATAALGAMGLSISDAIRLLMLRIADERRLPFEVKVPNAATREAMAELAAGKGTKFASVDALMADLHADD
- a CDS encoding TonB-dependent siderophore receptor, encoding MKKSTLSGALGLGLMAVPATAQDQPAPPATDARQTIIVTGVRDGYQVDATSTATRTPTSLKDVPQAASIITEAQIDDQAMRSIADVLRYVPGAVISQGEGHRDQIILRGNNSTADFFVDGLRDDVQYYRGLYNAERIEVLKGPNAMIFGRGGGGGIVNRVTKRPGANAFISSSGSADTYGAWYIDTDINQPISQSASARLNAVYEEFNSNRDFYDGRRLAINPTFAVSLGGTTRIDLGFEYNNDKRTIDRGVPSAAQGSLTSPSRPLTGFRDTFFGVPGFNVSDFEAKVLSGRIEHRFSDNLTVTSRVLYGDYEKLYRNTFAVTPATPRGAVQSVGLEAYSDPTTRKNLLNQNDLVWTVTTGPVRHVLLAGFEYGDQRTRNQRINGFFGSGDIVNGGRRVFVALADRITVPPVTLRTTANTGYRSIRTNADATAFYVQDQISIGEHVDVIGGVRRDRFKLSIDDLVAGRSYSRTDTLWSPRLGVVLKPVQPVSIYASYSRSFLPQSGDQFSSLDITTAALEPEKFDNYEVGLKWDVSPTLNLTAAVYRLDRTNTRATDPNDATRTVLTGAQRSKGLEIGLNGAITPQWQISAGYTLQDAKIRKTTSAAPAGREVPLVPKQQASLWTRYDFTPRLGAGAGIYHQSKSFTSVSNAAVLPAFTRVDAAAFFKLTPHIEAQINVENLLNSGYFSSAYNDNNIMPGAPTTARATVRMSF
- a CDS encoding tyrosine-type recombinase/integrase; protein product: MNQLAPLPSPALALPALIAAADDATRLRFLEFFAVTIRNPHTRRAYMRAAGDFLAWCEARGVASLEAVQPLHVAAWVEALGRELAAPSVKQQLAGVRHLFDWLVTGHIVPVNPAGSVRGPAHSQRRGKTPVLAPDEARRLLDSIDVTTHAGLRDRALIGLMVYSFARIGAALAMRVEDVFMQNRRLWVRLHEKGGKRHEMPCHHNLEDYLTAYIDGCALREDRKGSLFRTIARGTKRLSDTPLPQANAFAMVRRRAGAAEIGTAIGNHSFRATGITTYLKNGGTLETAATMANHSSTRTTQLYDRRPDDVTLDEVERVLI
- a CDS encoding histidine phosphatase family protein, coding for MRAIFIRHGESTGNAGVPCRDLATIELTEHGHEQARQVAASWTQAPALIVTSPYTRTRQTAAPTIARFPGVPVEVWPIEEFTYLQPARWNGTRSAERMPHLERYWSEADPDYCDGEGAESFANLLRRCESALARLAAMPAASLVYVFGHGQFIQAARAIVADAHLDDRGKMLGFWHKGEPPAISNAQQVGFHWQGGRWGCAPAIAA